A DNA window from Paenibacillus sp. HWE-109 contains the following coding sequences:
- a CDS encoding NADH-quinone oxidoreductase subunit D, with amino-acid sequence MLRTEELLLNVGPQHPSTHGVFRVIVKLDGEVIKEAIPVMGYLHRGTEKLAENLSYTQIIPYTDRMDYVSAMTTNYVLVNAVEKMMQLEVPERAEFLRLIVMELQRIASHMVWWGTYLLDIGAMSPFLYAFRDREIIIDLFNELCGARLTYNYMRVGGVKWDAPDGWIEKVRKFIPYMYGKLEEYHTLVTGNEIFLSRIKGVGKYDADTAIAYGLSGANLRCTGIDWDIRKTQPYSLYSRFQFDVPVRSGGDCYDRYLVRMEEVKQSLRILEQAVEQFPEQGETMGKVPRVIRPPEGEIYSAIESPRGEIGCYIISRGKQEPFRLKFRRPSFVNLQILPKLLVGETMTNLITILGGIDIVVGEVDA; translated from the coding sequence TTGTTACGGACAGAAGAACTCCTGTTAAATGTTGGTCCTCAGCATCCCAGTACGCACGGGGTATTCCGCGTGATTGTGAAGCTGGATGGAGAAGTTATCAAAGAAGCTATACCCGTTATGGGCTATCTACATAGAGGAACTGAGAAGCTTGCAGAGAATCTCAGCTACACACAAATCATTCCATACACAGACCGCATGGACTATGTTTCGGCTATGACCACCAACTATGTGCTGGTGAATGCTGTAGAGAAAATGATGCAGCTTGAGGTACCGGAGCGCGCAGAGTTCCTGCGCCTGATCGTCATGGAGCTCCAGCGTATTGCATCGCACATGGTTTGGTGGGGAACCTATCTGCTCGACATTGGAGCCATGAGTCCATTCCTTTACGCTTTCCGTGATCGTGAGATTATTATTGATCTGTTTAACGAACTTTGCGGTGCCCGTCTGACTTACAACTACATGCGTGTAGGCGGGGTGAAATGGGATGCTCCGGACGGTTGGATCGAAAAGGTTCGAAAATTCATTCCGTATATGTACGGAAAATTAGAAGAATATCACACCCTTGTAACAGGAAATGAAATTTTCCTCTCACGGATCAAGGGCGTAGGCAAGTATGACGCGGATACAGCCATTGCGTATGGCCTTAGCGGCGCGAACTTGCGATGTACCGGCATAGACTGGGATATTCGCAAAACGCAGCCGTACAGCCTGTACAGCCGCTTCCAGTTCGATGTGCCTGTTCGCAGCGGCGGTGATTGCTATGATCGTTATTTGGTGCGCATGGAAGAAGTGAAGCAATCGCTGCGTATTTTGGAGCAGGCAGTGGAACAGTTCCCTGAGCAGGGTGAGACCATGGGGAAAGTCCCTAGAGTAATTCGCCCGCCAGAAGGGGAAATCTATTCGGCTATCGAGTCTCCTCGCGGAGAAATCGGCTGCTATATTATTTCTCGCGGCAAGCAAGAGCCATTCCGTCTGAAATTCCGCAGGCCCTCTTTCGTGAATCTGCAAATATTGCCCAAGCTGCTCGTGGGTGAAACGATGACCAACCTGATCACGATTCTGGGCGGCATCGATATTGTCGTTGGGGAGGTGGATGCCTAA
- the nuoH gene encoding NADH-quinone oxidoreductase subunit NuoH — protein MVNLLGESLTWTNFFVFLFWGIVMLMLVLGFVTYAIYFERKVIGWMQLRIGPNRTGPFGLLQSVADVFKLLIKEDTIPKKAERELFILAPIITFIPSFTIIATIPFSDRMFNANLNVGLLYYVALTGISTIGIILGGWASNNKYALLGGMRSAAQMISYEVPLVISVIGVIMMTGSLNLHTIVDHQTGGFWHWNFIPQILGFIIFAIAGVSELNRTPFDLPEAESELVAGYHVEYSGFRFAFFMLSEYVYVFVIASLTSLIFLGGWHAPFPFLDFIPGIIWFLLKFSFIVFFLFWLRATLPRVRVDQLMGFGWKVLLPLALANMLITAIIMTITK, from the coding sequence ATGGTCAATTTATTAGGAGAGAGTCTGACATGGACGAACTTCTTCGTCTTCCTCTTCTGGGGCATCGTCATGCTGATGCTCGTTCTGGGCTTCGTTACTTACGCGATCTACTTCGAGCGCAAGGTTATCGGCTGGATGCAGTTGCGGATCGGACCGAACCGTACAGGTCCGTTTGGGCTCCTGCAAAGTGTCGCGGACGTGTTCAAGCTTTTGATCAAAGAGGACACGATTCCTAAGAAGGCGGAGCGCGAGCTGTTCATTCTGGCTCCAATTATTACCTTCATTCCTTCGTTCACCATTATTGCAACGATCCCGTTCTCGGATCGGATGTTTAACGCGAATTTGAATGTGGGTCTGCTCTATTATGTGGCTCTTACCGGAATATCCACGATTGGTATCATTCTCGGCGGCTGGGCCTCCAATAATAAATATGCGCTGCTCGGCGGCATGCGGTCCGCGGCGCAGATGATTAGTTACGAAGTTCCGCTCGTTATTTCTGTTATTGGCGTGATCATGATGACGGGCAGTTTGAATCTGCATACGATTGTTGATCATCAAACAGGCGGTTTCTGGCACTGGAATTTCATTCCTCAGATTCTCGGCTTTATCATCTTTGCGATTGCCGGTGTTTCGGAGTTGAACCGTACTCCCTTTGACTTGCCGGAAGCTGAGTCCGAGTTAGTTGCCGGTTACCACGTGGAATACAGCGGTTTCCGTTTTGCCTTTTTCATGCTATCCGAGTACGTCTATGTCTTCGTTATTGCGTCTCTGACCAGCTTAATCTTTCTGGGTGGATGGCATGCGCCGTTCCCATTCCTTGATTTCATTCCGGGAATTATCTGGTTTCTGCTGAAATTCTCCTTCATTGTGTTCTTCTTGTTCTGGTTGCGGGCTACGCTGCCACGTGTACGAGTCGATCAATTGATGGGATTCGGCTGGAAGGTTTTGTTGCCATTGGCACTCGCTAATATGCTGATAACGGCGATCATTATGACCATTACCAAGTAA
- the nuoI gene encoding NADH-quinone oxidoreductase subunit NuoI, with the protein MKGIMKGLGVTFKSMTQKKITYAYPDVPIKMPDRFRGIQHFDPEKCIVCNQCARVCPTECITLTGKANPDPEKKGKVIDTYDINFEICILCDLCTEVCPTEAIVMTNNFELSSYSRDDLFKNMQWLSENTQNIRQENNSAMPKGGAKKDV; encoded by the coding sequence ATGAAGGGCATAATGAAAGGTTTAGGCGTAACGTTCAAAAGCATGACGCAAAAAAAGATCACGTACGCATACCCTGACGTTCCGATCAAAATGCCGGACCGTTTTCGCGGTATTCAACATTTTGATCCGGAGAAATGCATTGTCTGCAATCAATGTGCGCGTGTTTGCCCAACGGAGTGTATTACACTAACAGGGAAAGCGAATCCCGACCCCGAGAAGAAGGGGAAGGTTATCGATACGTATGATATCAATTTTGAAATCTGTATTTTGTGCGATCTCTGCACGGAGGTTTGTCCGACAGAAGCGATCGTGATGACGAACAATTTTGAACTGAGCTCCTACAGTCGCGACGATTTGTTCAAAAATATGCAGTGGTTAAGTGAGAATACGCAAAATATTCGCCAGGAGAACAACTCGGCCATGCCAAAAGGGGGGGCCAAGAAAGATGTTTAA